Proteins from a single region of Haloterrigena alkaliphila:
- a CDS encoding RimK family alpha-L-glutamate ligase, which translates to MAVADPVTVGVLSLHTSKETKAILNAVEALGHDTEWLRSENTSISVTDGSVVLEPGVDVIANRMLLSNTEQPAEELGLANTFAQLVPTLNEPSTVLTAIHKLATATTLAANDVRTPDVTLALSGEQLNAARDRYGEEAVYKTAIGTHGGGTWKVGPNDPVNAKVGNRYAFLQELIDRDDARHRDVRVYVVGGEVISAMYRYAPDNDWRTNVALGGSVEDATDDLPEEAREMARRAADAIGLDYAGVDLVEGDEGWFVLEVNPTAGFKGLYEATDVSPAPYIAKLAIERAGGDVDQERVEDLSSVLDDSRPTAQPIKATTPDAEPSVIGYTEKIVLSGTSGSKTVLAKSDTGATRTSIDTALAADIGAGPIKSITKIRSGSSKTARSRPVVDVVVGVGGNQHTVTASVEDRSHMDYPVILGRDILGNYQVDVGRRVDADAPDTPEEEE; encoded by the coding sequence ATGGCAGTCGCCGATCCCGTCACCGTAGGGGTGCTGAGTCTACACACGAGCAAGGAGACGAAAGCGATCCTGAACGCCGTCGAGGCGCTCGGCCACGACACCGAGTGGCTCCGGTCGGAGAACACCTCGATCAGCGTCACCGACGGCAGCGTCGTCCTCGAGCCGGGGGTCGACGTCATCGCCAACCGGATGCTGCTGTCGAACACCGAACAGCCCGCCGAGGAACTGGGGCTGGCGAACACGTTCGCCCAGCTGGTGCCGACGCTCAACGAGCCGTCGACCGTGCTGACGGCGATCCACAAACTCGCAACTGCGACGACGCTGGCCGCCAACGACGTTCGGACCCCCGACGTCACCCTCGCGCTCAGCGGCGAGCAACTCAACGCGGCGCGCGACCGATACGGCGAGGAGGCCGTCTACAAGACGGCGATCGGAACCCACGGTGGTGGAACCTGGAAGGTCGGCCCGAACGACCCGGTCAACGCCAAGGTCGGTAACCGATACGCCTTCCTGCAGGAACTCATCGACCGCGACGACGCCCGCCACCGCGACGTCCGCGTCTACGTCGTCGGCGGCGAGGTCATCAGCGCGATGTACCGGTACGCGCCCGACAACGACTGGCGGACCAACGTCGCGCTCGGGGGCTCCGTCGAAGACGCGACCGACGACCTCCCCGAGGAGGCCCGCGAGATGGCCCGCCGCGCCGCCGACGCCATCGGCCTCGACTACGCCGGCGTCGACCTCGTCGAGGGCGACGAGGGCTGGTTCGTCCTCGAGGTCAATCCCACCGCGGGGTTCAAGGGGCTGTACGAGGCGACCGACGTCAGTCCGGCGCCCTACATCGCGAAACTCGCCATCGAGCGCGCCGGCGGCGACGTCGACCAGGAACGCGTCGAGGACCTCTCGAGCGTGCTGGACGACTCTCGGCCGACCGCCCAGCCCATCAAGGCGACGACGCCGGACGCGGAGCCGAGCGTGATCGGCTACACCGAAAAGATCGTGCTCTCGGGCACGAGCGGCTCGAAGACCGTCCTCGCGAAGTCCGACACGGGTGCGACGCGGACCAGCATCGACACCGCGCTCGCGGCCGACATCGGCGCCGGCCCGATCAAGTCGATCACGAAGATCCGCTCCGGCAGCAGCAAGACCGCCAGGAGCCGTCCCGTCGTCGACGTCGTCGTCGGCGTCGGCGGTAACCAACACACCGTCACCGCCAGCGTCGAGGACCGCAGCCACATGGACTACCCCGTCATCCTCGGCCGGGACATCCTCGGGAACTACCAGGTCGACGTGGGTCGCCGCGTCGACGCCGACGCGCCCGACACGCCCGAAGAAGAGGAATAA
- the tatA gene encoding twin-arginine translocase TatA/TatE family subunit, with amino-acid sequence MVAEIAPLFIPGAPGGPELLIILFIAILLFGANKIPKLARSTGEAMGEFQKGREKVETELEEMREGGFEEEELDETDDDFVDTEPVTQEDETETETETN; translated from the coding sequence ATGGTAGCCGAAATCGCACCGCTGTTCATCCCCGGCGCACCTGGGGGTCCGGAACTACTGATCATCCTTTTCATCGCCATCCTGCTGTTCGGGGCCAACAAGATCCCGAAACTGGCGCGCTCGACCGGCGAGGCCATGGGCGAATTCCAGAAGGGGCGTGAAAAGGTCGAAACGGAACTCGAGGAGATGCGCGAGGGTGGATTCGAGGAGGAGGAACTCGACGAGACCGACGACGACTTCGTCGACACCGAACCCGTCACCCAAGAAGACGAGACCGAGACCGAAACGGAAACCAACTGA
- a CDS encoding HD domain-containing protein, which yields MSDAADNDSSYRVYAPDDDHDFPDAKLNQVLEFVTDDEEIQTYLEAQNVNAVDRMRYNDHGAKHIEIVRNRALNLYDLLKAGSVDFNGARQQGLAEEDESVIIALAATLHDIGHVVHRDEHVYYSIPLAADVLDRVLPEFYGLAETVRMKAEILHAILCHHTPETPLTTEAGVIRVADALDMESGRSRIPYEHGGRGINTLSSQAIRRVTLQPGESSPVLVEIAMTNAAGVYQVDNLLKAKLKGSGLEDEIRIVALNTNENHEQLVERIEL from the coding sequence ATGAGCGACGCTGCCGACAACGACTCCAGCTACCGTGTCTACGCTCCCGACGACGATCACGACTTTCCCGACGCGAAACTGAACCAGGTCCTCGAGTTCGTCACCGACGACGAGGAGATCCAGACCTACCTCGAGGCCCAGAACGTCAACGCGGTCGACCGGATGCGGTACAACGACCACGGCGCAAAGCACATCGAGATCGTCCGCAACCGGGCGCTGAACCTCTACGACCTCCTGAAGGCCGGCAGCGTCGATTTCAACGGCGCGCGCCAGCAGGGGCTCGCGGAGGAAGACGAGTCGGTGATCATCGCCCTCGCGGCGACGCTGCACGATATCGGCCACGTCGTCCACCGCGACGAACACGTCTACTACTCGATCCCGCTCGCCGCCGACGTCCTCGATCGCGTCCTTCCGGAGTTCTACGGCCTCGCCGAGACCGTCCGGATGAAAGCCGAGATCCTGCACGCGATCCTCTGTCACCACACGCCCGAGACCCCGCTGACCACCGAAGCCGGGGTCATCCGCGTCGCCGACGCCCTGGACATGGAGAGCGGCCGCTCCCGGATCCCCTACGAACACGGCGGCCGCGGCATCAACACCCTCTCGAGCCAGGCGATCCGGCGCGTCACGCTGCAACCCGGCGAGAGCAGCCCCGTCCTGGTCGAGATCGCCATGACCAACGCCGCCGGCGTCTACCAGGTCGACAACCTGCTCAAAGCGAAGCTCAAGGGGTCGGGCCTCGAGGACGAGATCCGCATCGTCGCGCTCAACACCAACGAGAACCACGAGCAGTTGGTCGAGCGCATCGAGCTCTAA
- the sdhC gene encoding succinate dehydrogenase, cytochrome b556 subunit: MSQSYNRGLVEDFGRWKEFSAGMWAWIFHKFTGWMLIGYLFTHIAVLSSALSGPEAYTNTLQGLEALFIVRVLEVGLLAVAVFHILNGLRLLMVDLGVGLEAQDKSFYASLVLTAIITVASVPTFMTEVTI; this comes from the coding sequence ATGAGTCAGTCTTACAATCGCGGCCTCGTCGAGGACTTCGGTCGCTGGAAGGAGTTCTCGGCCGGCATGTGGGCGTGGATCTTCCACAAGTTCACCGGGTGGATGCTGATCGGCTACCTGTTTACCCACATCGCCGTGTTGAGTAGCGCGCTGTCCGGACCCGAAGCGTATACGAACACCCTTCAGGGCCTCGAGGCGCTGTTTATCGTGCGAGTTCTCGAGGTCGGCCTCCTGGCGGTGGCGGTCTTTCACATCCTGAACGGGCTTCGCCTGCTGATGGTCGACCTCGGCGTCGGGCTGGAGGCACAGGACAAGAGTTTCTACGCCTCGCTGGTGTTGACCGCCATCATCACCGTCGCGAGCGTGCCGACGTTCATGACCGAGGTGACCATCTGA
- a CDS encoding redoxin domain-containing protein — protein MAETGDSAPDFTAPLANGDIEEFTLSDRLESEAPIVLAFFPGAFTSVCTTEMCAFQDRLASFNDLDANVYGVSRDSPFTLNEFRAQNDLEFGLISDYNKEIVDDYDVEMDFADLGVFGVAKRSVFVVDADGEITYAWVSDDPGVEPDYDEVEAAVEDLA, from the coding sequence ATGGCAGAAACCGGAGACAGCGCCCCAGATTTTACCGCACCGCTCGCAAACGGCGACATCGAGGAGTTCACCCTCTCCGACCGCCTCGAGAGCGAGGCCCCGATCGTCCTCGCGTTCTTCCCCGGCGCGTTCACCAGCGTCTGTACGACCGAGATGTGCGCGTTCCAGGACCGACTCGCCTCCTTCAACGACCTCGACGCGAACGTCTACGGCGTCAGCCGTGACTCTCCGTTCACGCTCAACGAGTTCCGCGCACAGAACGACCTCGAGTTCGGGCTCATCAGCGACTACAACAAGGAGATCGTCGACGACTACGACGTCGAGATGGACTTCGCCGACCTGGGCGTCTTCGGCGTCGCCAAGCGCTCGGTGTTCGTCGTCGACGCCGACGGCGAGATCACCTACGCCTGGGTCAGCGACGACCCCGGCGTCGAACCCGACTACGACGAGGTCGAGGCCGCGGTCGAAGACCTCGCCTGA
- a CDS encoding succinylglutamate desuccinylase/aspartoacylase family protein: MSDVMDEPPDDGASDRDPEPFTYNGGRVDPGESANIRYGISETYLGDPVRIPVTVVNGERPGPTVFLSAAAHGDELNGIEVVREVAHDWDHSELHGTLVCLPVMNVPGFLAQERYLPIYDRDLNRSFPGREDSTSARRMAYRIFTNFIEPCDLGIDFHTSTRGRTNMLHVRANMDDPNVGRLAKAFSSNVVIAGEGPSGTLRREATRAGIPAITVEMGEAHRFQRRLIDRALTGVASVLAEFGCHPDSSVHWPGWRTVIDDDNEKTWIRADAGGIVDMKRGRGEFVREGETICTITNPFKEEDDIVTVEAPFTGLIVGVLENPVVYPGNPLCHLVGLSADTRTALERERTKESSRSELRSAEPDDGE, translated from the coding sequence ATGAGCGACGTTATGGACGAACCGCCGGACGACGGTGCGTCCGACCGCGACCCCGAGCCGTTCACCTACAACGGCGGCCGGGTCGACCCCGGCGAGTCGGCCAACATCCGGTACGGCATCAGCGAAACCTACCTCGGTGATCCCGTCCGCATCCCGGTGACGGTCGTCAACGGCGAGCGACCGGGCCCGACGGTGTTCCTCTCGGCCGCCGCCCACGGCGACGAACTCAACGGCATCGAGGTCGTTCGCGAGGTGGCCCACGACTGGGACCACTCGGAACTCCACGGGACGCTGGTCTGTCTGCCCGTGATGAACGTCCCCGGCTTCCTCGCACAGGAGCGGTACCTGCCGATCTACGATCGGGACCTGAACCGCTCGTTCCCCGGCCGCGAGGACTCGACGTCCGCCCGGCGGATGGCCTACCGAATCTTCACGAACTTCATCGAACCCTGCGACCTCGGGATCGACTTCCACACGTCCACGCGCGGACGAACGAACATGCTCCACGTCAGGGCGAACATGGACGATCCGAACGTCGGCCGCCTCGCCAAGGCGTTCAGTTCGAACGTCGTCATCGCCGGCGAGGGGCCCTCCGGGACGCTGCGCCGCGAGGCGACCCGCGCGGGCATTCCGGCGATCACCGTCGAGATGGGCGAAGCCCACCGGTTCCAGCGCCGACTGATCGACCGCGCGCTGACCGGCGTCGCGAGCGTGCTCGCCGAGTTCGGCTGCCACCCGGACTCGTCGGTCCACTGGCCCGGCTGGCGGACCGTGATCGACGACGACAACGAGAAGACCTGGATCCGCGCCGACGCGGGCGGCATCGTCGACATGAAACGCGGCCGCGGCGAGTTCGTCCGGGAGGGCGAGACGATCTGTACGATCACGAACCCGTTCAAGGAGGAAGACGACATCGTCACCGTCGAGGCACCCTTCACGGGGTTGATCGTCGGCGTCCTCGAGAATCCCGTGGTCTACCCGGGCAACCCCCTCTGCCATCTGGTCGGCCTGTCGGCGGACACCCGGACGGCGCTCGAGCGCGAACGGACCAAGGAAAGTTCGCGGTCGGAACTCCGGTCGGCCGAGCCGGACGACGGGGAGTGA
- a CDS encoding succinate dehydrogenase/fumarate reductase iron-sulfur subunit, producing the protein MSTQQQQPETQEAPEDPEMKGAESPVDEKEKEDGMIDQTAADASELEGKTVLIKVFRYDPEVEGKQEPRFDDFHVPFEKGMTVLDAVMYARDTYDSSLTFRHSCRQAVCGSDAFFVNGKQRLGCKTQIADLEHPVRIEPLPHQEVVKDLVVDMDHFYDQMHTVEPYFQDEDTPNPADLEEQRQSPENREKIKMSSRCIWCGACMSSCNIAAGDNNYLGPAAINKAYKFAMDDREGEAIKEHRLRILEQEHGVWRCQTQFSCTEVCPKDIPLTEHIQELKREAVKKNLKFW; encoded by the coding sequence ATGAGTACCCAACAACAGCAACCCGAAACGCAGGAAGCACCGGAAGACCCGGAGATGAAGGGCGCGGAGTCGCCCGTCGACGAGAAGGAAAAAGAGGACGGGATGATCGACCAGACGGCGGCCGACGCCTCCGAACTCGAGGGGAAGACGGTCCTCATCAAGGTGTTCCGTTACGACCCCGAAGTCGAGGGCAAGCAGGAACCGCGATTCGACGACTTCCACGTCCCCTTCGAGAAGGGGATGACGGTCCTCGACGCGGTCATGTACGCGCGAGACACCTACGACTCCTCGCTGACCTTCCGTCACTCCTGTCGGCAGGCCGTCTGCGGCTCCGACGCGTTCTTCGTCAACGGGAAACAGCGCCTGGGCTGCAAGACCCAGATCGCCGACCTCGAGCATCCGGTTCGGATCGAACCGCTGCCACATCAGGAGGTCGTCAAGGACCTGGTCGTCGACATGGACCACTTCTACGACCAGATGCACACCGTCGAGCCGTACTTCCAGGACGAGGACACGCCGAATCCGGCAGACCTGGAGGAGCAGCGCCAGAGCCCCGAGAATCGCGAGAAGATCAAGATGTCCTCGCGGTGTATCTGGTGTGGCGCCTGTATGTCGAGCTGTAACATCGCGGCCGGCGACAACAACTACCTCGGGCCGGCGGCGATCAACAAGGCCTACAAGTTCGCGATGGACGACCGAGAGGGCGAGGCGATCAAGGAGCACCGACTCCGCATTCTCGAGCAGGAACACGGCGTCTGGCGGTGCCAGACCCAGTTCTCCTGTACCGAGGTGTGCCCGAAAGACATCCCGCTCACCGAGCACATTCAGGAGCTCAAGCGGGAGGCAGTCAAGAAGAACCTGAAGTTCTGGTAA
- a CDS encoding XapX domain-containing protein: MSTQLTVLALLTGVVTGALFRFLNVPIPAPPEIPGIIGIVGIYVGYKLIEYLDIGVDLLELLGA; encoded by the coding sequence ATGTCGACCCAGCTTACTGTCCTCGCGCTGCTGACGGGAGTGGTCACCGGCGCGCTGTTTCGCTTTCTCAACGTTCCGATCCCCGCACCGCCGGAAATCCCCGGTATCATCGGTATCGTCGGAATCTACGTCGGCTACAAGCTGATCGAATACCTCGACATCGGCGTCGACCTGCTCGAGTTACTCGGCGCGTAG
- a CDS encoding succinate dehydrogenase hydrophobic membrane anchor subunit translates to MAERYSSFTPGGTGWLLQRITAAFLVVVLAFHFFLLHFVNHAAEIEFAGTQARMQNVGYFLTMVSFLIAGTFHGVNGVYNALLNQGLEGTQKKVVLAVLVIASLGLIGQGIYVATTMAGWT, encoded by the coding sequence ATGGCGGAACGATACTCCTCGTTTACGCCCGGCGGAACCGGTTGGCTGCTCCAGCGGATCACGGCGGCGTTTCTCGTCGTCGTGCTCGCCTTTCACTTCTTCCTCCTGCACTTCGTCAACCACGCCGCGGAGATCGAGTTCGCCGGCACGCAGGCCCGCATGCAGAACGTGGGCTACTTCCTGACGATGGTGTCGTTCCTGATCGCCGGCACCTTCCACGGCGTCAACGGCGTCTACAACGCCCTGCTCAATCAGGGGCTGGAGGGGACGCAAAAGAAGGTCGTGCTCGCAGTGCTTGTGATCGCGAGCCTCGGACTGATCGGGCAGGGAATCTACGTTGCGACCACGATGGCGGGGTGGACCTAA
- a CDS encoding flippase, producing the protein MSRQEHIVDGFKATLVARAIYMVSSALLMLVLARYLLDPDGYGTLYWVIGILAMIQLVADLGLGKSAARYFSEYRERDPKQIPYLIESTITFKIVLMALVGYLLLLFHEQLAVALGEPEAAAFLAAGILYIAAFSFSTFAEISFQGFNNLAYSAVVRAISGFSRLVFAVGFALLGLGALGAFFGYIVGYVLSATVGLALLYYKFYASYDRAESYEEGLARRLAEYSVPLTATRSANIIDKQVDTVLVGILLNPTAVAFYTLGKQITDFVLSPAESLGFTISPNFGEQKAAGQLEEARRIYETSLTHTMLFYVPAATGLAIVAEPFVTMVFGGSYAGAVPVLQVLAGFIVLQAVTNLTSDTLDYMGRARHRAVAKGATAAANFGLNIVLIPMIGVVGAAIATVATHSVYVAVNLYIVHLELDLRLLRLTKSMGAICAITGVMAVAVLLVTPLVSSFLMLGGAIALGAATWAVLVVASGLVDPQQVRSAIT; encoded by the coding sequence ATGAGTAGACAGGAACACATCGTCGACGGGTTCAAAGCGACGCTCGTCGCTCGAGCGATCTACATGGTCTCGAGCGCGCTGTTGATGCTCGTACTGGCGCGCTATCTCCTCGATCCCGACGGCTACGGGACGCTGTACTGGGTGATCGGCATTCTGGCGATGATTCAGCTCGTCGCGGATCTGGGGCTCGGAAAGTCCGCGGCCCGGTACTTCTCGGAGTACCGGGAGCGGGATCCGAAGCAGATTCCCTACCTGATCGAGTCGACGATCACCTTCAAGATCGTCCTCATGGCGCTCGTCGGCTACCTCCTGTTGCTGTTTCACGAACAGCTGGCGGTCGCGCTGGGCGAACCGGAAGCCGCGGCGTTTCTCGCGGCCGGGATCCTCTACATCGCCGCCTTCTCGTTCAGCACCTTCGCGGAGATCTCGTTCCAGGGGTTCAACAATCTCGCGTACAGCGCCGTCGTCAGGGCGATCAGCGGCTTCTCCCGGCTCGTCTTCGCCGTCGGGTTCGCGCTGCTCGGGCTGGGCGCCCTCGGGGCCTTCTTCGGCTACATCGTCGGCTACGTGCTGTCGGCCACGGTCGGGTTGGCGCTGCTGTACTACAAGTTCTACGCGTCGTACGATCGCGCGGAGAGCTACGAGGAAGGGTTGGCTCGCCGGCTGGCCGAGTACAGCGTTCCGTTGACGGCGACGCGCAGCGCGAACATCATCGACAAACAGGTCGACACCGTCCTCGTCGGCATCCTCCTGAACCCGACCGCGGTCGCCTTCTACACGCTCGGCAAACAGATCACCGATTTCGTGCTCTCGCCCGCCGAGTCGCTCGGCTTCACGATCTCGCCGAACTTCGGCGAGCAGAAGGCCGCCGGGCAACTCGAGGAGGCCCGTCGGATCTACGAGACCTCGCTGACTCACACGATGCTGTTCTACGTCCCGGCGGCCACCGGGCTAGCGATCGTCGCCGAACCGTTCGTCACCATGGTGTTCGGCGGGAGTTACGCGGGCGCGGTCCCGGTGCTCCAGGTGCTGGCCGGCTTCATCGTCCTCCAGGCCGTCACGAACCTGACCAGCGACACCTTGGACTACATGGGTCGGGCCCGCCACCGAGCGGTCGCGAAGGGCGCGACGGCGGCGGCCAACTTCGGGTTGAACATCGTCCTCATCCCGATGATCGGCGTCGTCGGCGCGGCGATCGCCACGGTCGCCACGCACTCGGTGTACGTGGCGGTCAACCTCTACATCGTCCACCTGGAACTCGATCTGCGCCTCCTCCGGCTGACCAAGTCGATGGGGGCGATCTGTGCCATCACCGGCGTCATGGCCGTCGCCGTCCTGCTGGTGACGCCGCTGGTCTCGAGTTTCCTGATGCTCGGCGGCGCCATCGCACTCGGCGCGGCGACGTGGGCCGTTCTCGTGGTCGCGAGCGGACTGGTCGACCCCCAGCAGGTCCGCTCGGCGATCACGTAA
- a CDS encoding FAD-binding protein: MYEHDVIVVGAGGAGLRAAVAADEAGADVALVSKLHPVRSHTGAAEGGINAALQEGDDWELHAYDTMKGSDYLGDAPAVETLAQDAPEDTMRLEHWGMPFSREEDGRVSQRPFGGLSYPRTTYAGAETGHHLLHTMYEQVVKRGIQVYDEWYVMDLATTDEDDPNDRECHGVVAYDVQSGQIEGFKANQGVVLATGGPGQAFDHTTNAVSCTGDGHAMAYRAGAPLEDMEFIQFHPTSLPSTGVLISEGVRGEGGILYNSEGERFMFEHGYANNSGELASRDVVARAELTEVQEGRGVNDEYVHLDMRHLGEERILDRLENILHLAEDFEGVDGLVEPMPVKPGQHYAMGGIEVDENGQTCIDGLYAAGECACVSVHGGNRLGGNALPELIVFGKRAGRHAAGDDLGEPQIKTGYGDDVEDETETELPVQPGSAGLESSGGVAADGGVAADAEGILQRKVETARERVDRLMDKDDGVQHAEIRAKLQQAMTDYVNVFRTEEGVKKALRLIRECREEYQDVYVDDPSRTFNTDLQQTIETRNLIDVAETIALGALVRNEFRGAHWRQENQNRDDENWLKHTLVSWDDGAPSIFYRPVILEGESKTYEPKERSY, translated from the coding sequence ATGTACGAACACGACGTTATCGTGGTCGGCGCCGGCGGCGCCGGCCTCCGGGCCGCGGTCGCAGCGGACGAGGCTGGTGCGGACGTCGCACTGGTCTCGAAACTCCACCCGGTTCGCAGCCACACCGGCGCGGCCGAAGGGGGAATCAACGCCGCCCTGCAGGAGGGCGACGACTGGGAGCTCCACGCCTACGACACGATGAAGGGGTCGGACTACCTCGGCGACGCGCCGGCGGTCGAGACCCTCGCACAGGACGCTCCCGAGGACACGATGCGCCTGGAGCACTGGGGGATGCCGTTCTCGCGCGAGGAGGACGGCCGCGTCTCCCAGCGGCCGTTCGGCGGCCTCTCCTATCCGCGGACCACCTACGCCGGTGCGGAGACGGGCCACCACCTGCTGCACACGATGTACGAACAGGTCGTCAAGCGCGGCATCCAGGTCTACGACGAGTGGTACGTCATGGATCTGGCGACGACCGACGAGGACGACCCCAACGACCGCGAGTGCCACGGCGTCGTCGCCTACGACGTCCAGTCCGGCCAGATTGAAGGGTTCAAGGCGAACCAGGGCGTCGTCCTCGCGACCGGGGGTCCCGGACAGGCCTTCGATCACACCACCAACGCCGTCTCCTGTACCGGCGACGGCCACGCGATGGCCTACCGCGCTGGCGCGCCGCTCGAGGACATGGAGTTCATCCAGTTCCACCCGACGTCGCTGCCGTCGACCGGCGTCCTCATTTCTGAGGGCGTCCGCGGCGAGGGCGGCATCCTCTACAACAGCGAGGGCGAGCGGTTCATGTTCGAGCACGGCTACGCGAACAACTCCGGCGAACTCGCGAGCCGCGACGTCGTCGCCCGCGCCGAACTGACCGAGGTTCAGGAGGGACGGGGCGTCAACGACGAGTACGTCCACCTCGACATGCGCCACCTCGGCGAGGAACGCATCCTCGACCGCCTCGAGAACATCCTCCACCTCGCGGAGGACTTCGAGGGCGTCGACGGCCTCGTCGAGCCGATGCCGGTCAAGCCCGGCCAGCACTACGCGATGGGCGGCATCGAGGTCGACGAGAACGGCCAGACCTGCATCGACGGCCTCTACGCGGCCGGCGAGTGCGCCTGCGTCTCCGTCCACGGCGGCAACCGACTCGGCGGCAACGCGCTGCCGGAACTGATCGTCTTCGGCAAGCGCGCCGGTCGCCACGCGGCCGGTGACGACCTCGGCGAGCCCCAGATCAAGACGGGCTACGGCGACGACGTCGAGGACGAGACCGAGACCGAACTGCCCGTCCAGCCCGGCAGCGCCGGCCTCGAGTCGTCCGGCGGCGTCGCCGCCGACGGCGGTGTCGCGGCCGACGCGGAGGGCATCCTGCAGCGGAAAGTCGAGACCGCCCGCGAGCGCGTCGACCGCCTGATGGACAAGGACGACGGCGTCCAGCACGCCGAGATCCGCGCGAAGCTCCAGCAGGCCATGACCGACTACGTCAACGTCTTCCGCACCGAGGAGGGCGTCAAGAAGGCCCTGCGGCTCATCCGCGAGTGCCGCGAGGAGTACCAGGACGTCTACGTCGACGACCCCTCGCGCACGTTCAACACCGACCTCCAGCAGACCATCGAGACGCGCAACCTGATCGACGTCGCCGAGACCATCGCGCTCGGCGCGCTCGTGCGCAACGAGTTCCGCGGCGCCCACTGGCGTCAGGAGAATCAGAACCGCGACGACGAGAACTGGCTCAAGCACACGCTCGTCTCCTGGGACGACGGCGCCCCCTCGATCTTCTACCGGCCGGTCATCCTCGAGGGCGAGAGCAAGACCTACGAGCCCAAAGAGCGCAGCTACTGA
- a CDS encoding GNAT family N-acetyltransferase: MDIREATADDIDAIRSIAQRSLESTYTDFLSTETVDDAIEQWYGESFTDDLEDNHSMVLVIERDGEVAGFSQSDMIGQQYDTGRILWLHIDPDHRGGGTGVRLLVRTREKLLDKGADHVQALVLEDNEGGNEFYRDNGFERAGQRDVEIGEETFTENVYAEGEIGDEGWKAVDELEVDGETVFVNYGEASRGAKAPFYGAYETADGEELYAWYCGYCDSLENSMDTMGRIECNVCGNRRKATRWDASYL; encoded by the coding sequence ATGGATATTCGCGAAGCGACCGCAGACGACATCGACGCCATTCGTTCGATCGCCCAGCGCTCGCTCGAGTCGACGTACACGGACTTTCTCAGCACGGAAACCGTCGACGACGCGATCGAACAGTGGTACGGCGAGTCCTTTACCGACGACCTCGAGGACAATCACTCGATGGTCCTCGTCATCGAGCGAGACGGGGAGGTCGCCGGCTTCTCTCAGAGCGACATGATCGGCCAGCAGTACGACACCGGTCGCATCCTCTGGTTGCACATCGATCCCGACCACCGGGGCGGCGGCACCGGCGTCCGGCTGCTCGTGCGCACCCGCGAGAAACTGCTCGACAAGGGCGCCGACCACGTCCAGGCGCTCGTCCTCGAGGACAACGAGGGCGGCAACGAGTTCTACCGTGACAACGGCTTCGAACGGGCCGGCCAGCGCGATGTCGAGATCGGCGAGGAGACCTTCACGGAGAACGTCTACGCCGAGGGCGAGATCGGCGACGAGGGCTGGAAGGCCGTCGACGAACTCGAGGTCGACGGCGAGACGGTGTTCGTGAACTACGGCGAGGCCTCCCGCGGGGCGAAGGCGCCGTTCTACGGCGCCTACGAGACCGCAGACGGCGAGGAACTGTACGCCTGGTACTGCGGCTACTGCGACTCGCTGGAGAACAGCATGGACACGATGGGACGAATCGAGTGCAACGTCTGTGGCAACCGACGGAAAGCGACGCGGTGGGACGCGTCCTACCTCTAA
- a CDS encoding MarR family transcriptional regulator, whose protein sequence is MATQSPPEVDISVPTDLESAQAKLVYLYVAASGGATAEQLRDDLGVKKGTALSITGTLRDRGYLERTGSGFELA, encoded by the coding sequence ATGGCAACACAGTCACCACCGGAAGTCGATATCTCGGTACCGACGGATCTCGAGTCCGCACAGGCGAAACTGGTGTACCTGTACGTCGCCGCCAGCGGCGGCGCGACGGCCGAGCAACTGCGGGACGACCTCGGCGTGAAGAAGGGTACCGCGCTCTCGATCACCGGGACGCTCCGGGATCGGGGGTACCTCGAGCGGACCGGTTCGGGATTCGAACTCGCCTGA